Within Desulfobacter sp., the genomic segment TTCCTGTGATGCCGTTTTCCATCTGGAAATCGATGAGCTGTGCCAGACCGTCCCGGTCCAGTTCGCCCGCATCGGTAAACGGGGTGACGAGTGCAGTGTAGCATCCTTGTTCCATAATTTAAAAACTCCTGAGTGTTAATCTTAAGATGCCCTGTAATGGGCCGGCCAAATCCAGGTGCTATCACAGTTTGGGGGGAGGCTTCAAGTGATATTATTGCTTCGGGCAAGACTTAAAGACCTTGACACCTGGGCCGAGTGGACTATTATATAAGATTTTAACCGAAAAACAATATATAAAACGATAAATAATCGAGGAGTTATATATGTCCCAGCCCCAGAATCCCAACCTGCCCAAAAATGCAGACGAACATATTGCCAACCTCCGGAACGCACTGGTCCAAAACAACGAGTGCGGAACAACCCATTACAACCTGGCCGTCGCCCTCCTGGGGAAACAAGAGTTTGCCGAGGCGGAAAAATCCCTGCATGATGCCATTGACTGCAGCCCCTCCCTGGCCGAAGCCTATGTGCAGCTGGGGGGGATCTGTCTCCAGCGCGGGGATCTGGAAGGCTGTTACCGGTTTAACCTGCAGGCCACCCGGGCCAGGGCGGGATTTGCCGAAGGATATGCCAACATGGCCTTTGTCATGTTGCAGCTCATTGACGGCAAGGATGAAAAGGAAGATGGAGAAAAACTGGACAAGGCCATTAAGCACCTGAGAAAGTCCATCGTCCATAATAAGTATTTTGTTCAGGCCTATACCACCCTGGGAACGGCCTATTTTATGAAAGGACTGCTGGATGAGGCCATTAAGGCCAATGAAGAAGCCCTGCAGATTGTAGCCGAGTTTCCCATCGCCCACAATAATCTTGCCGTGGCCTACCTTGAGAAAGAGAACTATGCCAAAGCCCTTGAACACTGTGACAAGGCTGTTGAGCTCGGGTATGAAGTGGCCCAGGATCTTCTGGATGAACTGGCCGCCCACAGATCATGATCCGGATCTCTCAGGATATCCCTAGAGTACGCCAGGCCCGGTATGAAAATGCCGGGCCTTTTTTAGGCATTATTTTCCGCCATGGGGAGTGCTTAAAAAATCATGACAGAAAGCTTGCCGGTAACGGTTTAGATCCGGGATTTGTTTAAATACGGGCCCCTTTCGGATTTTTATTGACATGTGCAGGCAGAAATTCTATATCAGCTAATGTTATTTTGCTTAAGTTGTTTTTAGATTGAAAAGCTTTTGGTATATAAGCTTTTGAAATGACAAGTGATCGGACTTTTAATGGAAAGTTGGAAAACCTTTTCATTGTTGAATGTACTTTAACTTTATAACGGAGGTAAGTAAATGGCTAAGCATGAAACTCCTTTACTGGACCAGTTGGAATCCGGTCCGTGGCCTAGCTTCGTCTCTGACCTGAAACACCAGGCTGAGGTCAGGGCTAAAAACGAAAAAGGCGTAGAATACCAGATTCCTGTGGATTGCGTTGACGATCTTCTGGGAGTTGTGGAACTTTCTTACAAACACGGCAGGACCCACTGGAAACACGGCGGCATCGTAGGCGTATTCGGCTACGGCGGCGGTGTTATCGGCCGGTACTGTGACCAGCCTGAACTTTTTCCTGGTGTTGAGCATTTTCACACCATGCGTGTTAACCAGCCTGCTGGCAAATACTATAAAACTTCTTACCTGAGAGAACTGATGGACCTCTGGGATTTCCGGGGTTCCGGTGTTACCAACATGCACGGCGCAACTGGTGACATCATCCTGCTGGGTACCACTACTCCTCAGCTGGAAGAAGTATTCCACACACTGACCCATGACATGAACCAGGATCTCGGCGGCTCCGGCTCCAACCTGAGAACCCCTGCCAACTGCCTGGGTACTTCCAGATGTGAATACTCCTGCTACGACACTTCAGCACTCTGCCACTTCCTGACCAATGAATATCAGGATGAGCTCCACCGTCCGGCATTCCCCTACAAATTTAAGTTCAAATTTGACGGTTGCCCCAACTGCTGCGTTGCTTCTATCGCACGTTCCGACATGTCCTTCATCGGTACCTGGAGAGATGATATCAAAATCGACCAGGATGCTGTTGCAAAATATGTTGAAAACGATGCTGCATATCCTGCAAACGCCGGTGCCCACAAAGGCAAAGACTGGGGTGCATTTGACCTGGAAAAAGAAGTGCTTGCACTCTGCCCCACCAAGTGCATGAAGTATGAAAATAACAAACTGACCATTGACAACGCCAACTGCACCCGCTGCATGCACTGCATCAACGTTATGCCGCGCGCTCTGAAAATCGGTGATGACAGAGGTCTGTCCATTCTGGTTGGTGCAAAAGCACCCATCCTCGACGGTGCCCAGATGGGTTCCCTCCTGGTTCCCTTTGTTAAAGCCGATGCCGATAATGACTATGAAGAAATCACTGAAGTCATTGAAAATATCTGGGATTGGTGGATGGAAGAAGGTAAAAACCGTGAACGTCTTGGCGAGCTGATTATGCGCCAGGGTTTCCAGAAACTTCTGGAAGTGACCGGTATTGAGCCCCAGCCCCAGCACGTTGCATATCCCAGAACCAACCCCTACATCTTCTGGAAAGAAGACGAAGTAGAGGGCGGCTGGGAACGTGATGTCGACGAATACAGAAAACACCATCTTAGATAGAAAGGGAGAATCATAATGGCTTTTATTTCTACTGGTTATAATCCAGACAAACCGATGGAAAACAGAATCACTGACATCGGTCCCCGGGACTATAACGAATTCTATCCTCCTGTAATTGCGAAAAACCAGGGTAAATGGTCTCACCATGAAATCCTGGAACCCGGCGTACTGGTACACGTTGCCGAGTCCGGAGACGAAGTATACACTGTCAGAGTCGGCGGTGCCCGTCTGATGTCCACCTCTCTGATCAATGAGATCTGCGACATTGCTGACAAACACTGTGACGGCTACGTTCGTTTCACCACCAGAAACAACGTTGAGTTCATGGTTGATTCCAAGGACAAACTGGAACCCCTGAAAACCGAACTGGCTTCCAGAAAGTTCGACGGCGGATCCTTCAAGTTCCCCATCGGCGGTACCGGTGCCGGCGTGACCAATATTGTTCACACCCAGGGCTGGATTCATTGCCATACCCCCGCAACCGACGCTTCCGGTACCGTAAAGGCTACCATGGACGCTCTGTTCAGCGATTTCCAGGATATGAGACTGCCGGCTCAGCTGCGCGTTTCCATGGCCTGCTGTCTGAACATGTGCGGTGCTGTACATTGCTCTGACATCGCCATCCTGGGTTACCACAGAAAACCCCCCATGCTGGACCATGAGTACCTGGACAAGGTCTGCGAAATTCCGCTGGCCGTTTCTGCCTGCCCCACCGCAGCCATCAAACCGTCCAAACAGACTCTGGCCGATGGTACTGAAGTAAAATCTGTTGCCGTTAAAAACGAACGCTGCATGTACTGCGGTAACTGCTACACCATGTGCCCCTCCATGCCTCTGGCCGACACCGAAGGTGACGGTATTGTTCTGATGGCAGGCGGTAAGGTGTCCAACAGAATTTCCGATCCCAAGTTCTCCAAAGTTGTCGTTGGCTTCCTGCCCAACGAAATGCCCCGCTGGCCGTCCATGACTGCAGCCATCACAAGAATGGTTGAAGCCTATGCCTCCGGTGCCAACAAGTACGAACGTCTGGGCGACTGGGCTGAGAGAATCGGATGGGAAAAATTCTTTGAAGTTTGTGAACTTGACTTCACCCATCACCTGATTGACGATTTCCGTCAGCAGGCTTACATGAGCTGGCGTCAGTCCACTCAGTTCAAATTCTAATTAGAATTTGATTATCTGTAGTTAATATGAGGATGAGCCGGAGCGCATTCGTGTTCTCCGGCTCATCTGATTTAACCAAAGGAGAATACTCATGAGCGAACTTCTGGACAACAAAGAAGAAGCAGAGAAAGCGGTTGTTGCGTGGCTGGAAAAAAAATCCAAAACCAAAACCAAATTCTACATCAAAGATTTCTATAAAATTTTCCCCGACGACAAACCCAGAATGATCAAAAAGGTTGTCAACAAGATGGTGGAAGACGAAATCCTGGAATTCTGGTCTTCCGGATCCACTACCATGTACGGCCTCAAGGGGGCTGGCATCCAGCACTCTTCCGAGGGTGAAGAATAATCGTTTCAAAAAAGCGTTAGTTTCATGACAAACAGTTGGGAAAACGTCCCTGGAGTTGTTATTGCCGGGCTCAGGGGTGGTTCTGGCAAAACAATAATATCCCTTGGGATAACTGCAGCATGGAAAGCTAAAAATATAAAGGTCTCACCATTTAAAAAGGGGCCTGATTATATTGACGCCGGCTGGCTGTCAAAGGCAGCCGGCCACCCCTGCTACAACCTGGACACCTATCTTTGCGAGACAGAGGTGGTCCGGGACTCCTACCTCAAACATACCCAAAATTTTGATATCGCAGTGGTTGAAGGTAATCGCGGCCTATACGACGGTATTGATACCGACGGGTCCACCTCCACCGCTGAACTGGCCAAGCTGCTTAATCTGCCGGTGCTCCTGGTGCTGGACTGCACCAAAAGCACCCGGACCATGGCGGCCCTGCTCATGGGGTGCATGCATTTCGATCCTGAAATCAATATCTGCGGGGTCGTTCTTAACCGGGTGGCCGGGAAGCGCCATGAACTAAAGGTTAGGACCAATATAAAACGGTTCTGCGATATACCGGTGTTCGGCGCCCTGCCCAAGCTGAAAAAAGAAGATTTCCCTGAACGGCACATGGGGCTGGTTACCTCGGAAGAACACGGATTCTCCGGAAAGGCACTGGAAGACGCCGAGGTGGTGGCGTCAAAGCACATCGACCTCGACGGACTTTATCAGGCGGTGAGAGACGCCTGCGACACCTCTAATCGCCCTATTGTTGATACAGTTGGTCCTCGGACTGAACCTCGGACCGAGAAGAGGGTGACCATCGGGGTGGTGAGGGATTCTGCCTTCCAGTTTTACTATCCTGATAATATCGACGCTCTGGAACATCTCGGTGCCGATATCGTCTATATCAGCCCCCTGGCACAGGATACCATTCCCGATGTGGACGCTATTTATATGGGGGGCGGGTTCCCGGAAACCCATGCGGCCCAGCTTGCAGGCAACAATTCCTTCCGGGAGAATTTAAAGGCCCTGTCCCGGAAAGGACTTCCCATTTATGCAGAGTGCGGCGGCTTGATTTTCCTTGGCGAAAGCATTGAACTCAAAGGCAGGGTCTATCCCATGTCCGGCATTCT encodes:
- the cobB gene encoding hydrogenobyrinic acid a,c-diamide synthase (glutamine-hydrolyzing) encodes the protein MTNSWENVPGVVIAGLRGGSGKTIISLGITAAWKAKNIKVSPFKKGPDYIDAGWLSKAAGHPCYNLDTYLCETEVVRDSYLKHTQNFDIAVVEGNRGLYDGIDTDGSTSTAELAKLLNLPVLLVLDCTKSTRTMAALLMGCMHFDPEINICGVVLNRVAGKRHELKVRTNIKRFCDIPVFGALPKLKKEDFPERHMGLVTSEEHGFSGKALEDAEVVASKHIDLDGLYQAVRDACDTSNRPIVDTVGPRTEPRTEKRVTIGVVRDSAFQFYYPDNIDALEHLGADIVYISPLAQDTIPDVDAIYMGGGFPETHAAQLAGNNSFRENLKALSRKGLPIYAECGGLIFLGESIELKGRVYPMSGILPVRFGLSRKPQGHGYTEVEVVHENPFYSCGEVLRGHEFRYSRILSIDYKNEDMAFRMERGKGILEKKDGFFRDNTFGTYTHIHALGSPSWAPALVNKAVAFNASRK
- the dsrB gene encoding dissimilatory-type sulfite reductase subunit beta; protein product: MAFISTGYNPDKPMENRITDIGPRDYNEFYPPVIAKNQGKWSHHEILEPGVLVHVAESGDEVYTVRVGGARLMSTSLINEICDIADKHCDGYVRFTTRNNVEFMVDSKDKLEPLKTELASRKFDGGSFKFPIGGTGAGVTNIVHTQGWIHCHTPATDASGTVKATMDALFSDFQDMRLPAQLRVSMACCLNMCGAVHCSDIAILGYHRKPPMLDHEYLDKVCEIPLAVSACPTAAIKPSKQTLADGTEVKSVAVKNERCMYCGNCYTMCPSMPLADTEGDGIVLMAGGKVSNRISDPKFSKVVVGFLPNEMPRWPSMTAAITRMVEAYASGANKYERLGDWAERIGWEKFFEVCELDFTHHLIDDFRQQAYMSWRQSTQFKF
- a CDS encoding dissimilatory sulfite reductase-asociated protein DsvD — protein: MSELLDNKEEAEKAVVAWLEKKSKTKTKFYIKDFYKIFPDDKPRMIKKVVNKMVEDEILEFWSSGSTTMYGLKGAGIQHSSEGEE
- the dsrA gene encoding dissimilatory-type sulfite reductase subunit alpha, giving the protein MAKHETPLLDQLESGPWPSFVSDLKHQAEVRAKNEKGVEYQIPVDCVDDLLGVVELSYKHGRTHWKHGGIVGVFGYGGGVIGRYCDQPELFPGVEHFHTMRVNQPAGKYYKTSYLRELMDLWDFRGSGVTNMHGATGDIILLGTTTPQLEEVFHTLTHDMNQDLGGSGSNLRTPANCLGTSRCEYSCYDTSALCHFLTNEYQDELHRPAFPYKFKFKFDGCPNCCVASIARSDMSFIGTWRDDIKIDQDAVAKYVENDAAYPANAGAHKGKDWGAFDLEKEVLALCPTKCMKYENNKLTIDNANCTRCMHCINVMPRALKIGDDRGLSILVGAKAPILDGAQMGSLLVPFVKADADNDYEEITEVIENIWDWWMEEGKNRERLGELIMRQGFQKLLEVTGIEPQPQHVAYPRTNPYIFWKEDEVEGGWERDVDEYRKHHLR
- a CDS encoding tetratricopeptide repeat protein; this translates as MSQPQNPNLPKNADEHIANLRNALVQNNECGTTHYNLAVALLGKQEFAEAEKSLHDAIDCSPSLAEAYVQLGGICLQRGDLEGCYRFNLQATRARAGFAEGYANMAFVMLQLIDGKDEKEDGEKLDKAIKHLRKSIVHNKYFVQAYTTLGTAYFMKGLLDEAIKANEEALQIVAEFPIAHNNLAVAYLEKENYAKALEHCDKAVELGYEVAQDLLDELAAHRS